One window of the Streptomyces sp. TS71-3 genome contains the following:
- a CDS encoding NAD(P)-dependent oxidoreductase: MRVLLIGAGGYLGRFVADRLLADPAVQLTALGRGDDADVRFDLASGSPGALTRFLDAVHPGVVVNCAGATRGGARDLIRHNTVSVATVCEALRRSGCGARLVQLGCGAEYGPSQQGSSTAEDAVPRPGGPYGVSKLAATELVLGSGLDAVVLRVFSPTGPGTPAGSPLGRLAEAMRRAMQSGDGELKLGGLGVQRDFVDVRDIARAVHAASLSAAQGVINIGSGRAVRLRDAAAVLARVAGYGGALHELDGHGHGHPGAGPVRPIIGHPRTEHDHPLPPTFPYPDGCGSWQQADVRTARDRLGWRPRISLEESLADIWMEAACRI; the protein is encoded by the coding sequence ATGAGGGTGCTGTTGATCGGAGCGGGCGGATACCTCGGCCGGTTCGTCGCGGACCGGCTGCTCGCCGACCCCGCCGTCCAGCTCACCGCACTCGGCCGCGGCGACGACGCGGACGTACGGTTCGACCTCGCCAGCGGCAGCCCCGGCGCGCTCACCCGCTTCCTCGACGCCGTCCACCCCGGCGTCGTCGTCAACTGCGCCGGCGCCACCCGCGGCGGCGCGCGCGACCTCATCCGGCACAACACCGTGTCCGTGGCCACCGTCTGCGAGGCCCTGCGCCGCAGCGGCTGCGGAGCGCGTCTCGTCCAGCTCGGCTGCGGCGCCGAGTACGGCCCCAGCCAGCAGGGCTCCTCGACGGCCGAGGACGCCGTGCCCCGCCCCGGCGGCCCCTACGGCGTGAGCAAACTCGCCGCGACGGAGCTGGTGCTCGGATCGGGCCTGGACGCGGTCGTGCTGCGGGTCTTCTCGCCCACCGGCCCCGGCACCCCCGCGGGCTCCCCGCTCGGCCGGCTCGCCGAGGCCATGCGCCGTGCCATGCAGTCCGGGGACGGCGAGCTGAAACTCGGCGGCCTCGGCGTGCAGCGGGACTTCGTCGACGTCCGCGACATCGCCCGAGCCGTCCACGCCGCCTCCCTCTCCGCGGCGCAGGGCGTCATCAACATCGGCTCCGGCCGCGCGGTACGGCTGCGCGACGCCGCCGCCGTGCTCGCCCGCGTCGCCGGCTACGGCGGTGCCCTCCACGAACTGGACGGCCACGGGCACGGCCACCCGGGAGCCGGCCCCGTGCGGCCCATCATCGGCCATCCCCGCACCGAGCACGACCACCCCCTGCCGCCCACCTTCCCGTACCCCGACGGCTGCGGCAGCTGGCAGCAGGCGGACGTGCGTACCGCCCGCGACCGGCTCGGCTGGCGGCCCCGGATCAGTCTGGAGGAGTCCCTCGCCGACATCTGGATGGAGGCGGCATGCCGTATCTGA
- a CDS encoding spherulation-specific family 4 protein — MPYLTRPAGATTSAVAVGVGVPGYAHPLVAPVEWAELTRPGIPLHWAALNVSNGPGIQPDPHCLAAAGRLRNTGATVLGHLDLARGTRPFAELIRDVHRYADWYRVGGFLLDRCPAEPGALPAVRRLAGALRALVPGAHLVLLHGRHPDPGYAGIADQLVTFAGSWGDYRWSQAAEWTAAYPAGKFCHFVHGIPRGHLEEALRIARWQGAATVFFTDRTQLRGGASPWEAMPGYWDDLVSLIGRGVSE, encoded by the coding sequence ATGCCGTATCTGACCCGGCCCGCGGGCGCCACCACGAGCGCCGTCGCGGTCGGCGTCGGCGTCCCCGGCTACGCGCACCCCCTGGTGGCCCCCGTGGAGTGGGCGGAGCTGACCCGTCCCGGGATCCCGCTGCACTGGGCCGCCCTCAACGTGTCGAACGGGCCCGGCATCCAGCCCGACCCGCACTGCCTGGCCGCCGCGGGCCGGCTCAGGAACACCGGTGCCACGGTGCTGGGCCACCTCGACCTGGCCCGGGGTACCCGGCCCTTCGCGGAGCTCATCCGCGACGTGCACCGCTACGCCGACTGGTACCGCGTCGGGGGCTTCCTGCTGGACCGCTGCCCCGCGGAGCCCGGCGCGCTGCCCGCCGTGCGGCGCCTCGCGGGCGCGCTGCGGGCCCTGGTGCCCGGTGCGCACCTCGTCCTCCTGCACGGCAGGCACCCCGATCCCGGCTATGCGGGGATCGCCGACCAGCTGGTGACGTTCGCGGGTTCCTGGGGGGACTACCGGTGGTCGCAGGCCGCGGAGTGGACCGCCGCCTATCCGGCGGGCAAGTTCTGCCACTTCGTGCACGGCATCCCGCGCGGGCACCTGGAGGAGGCGCTGCGCATCGCGCGCTGGCAGGGCGCGGCCACGGTGTTCTTCACCGATCGCACCCAGCTCAGGGGCGGTGCGTCGCCCTGGGAGGCGATGCCCGGGTACTGGGACGATCTCGTCTCGTTGATCGGACGGGGTGTCTCGGAATGA
- the moeZ gene encoding adenylyltransferase/sulfurtransferase MoeZ, with protein MSLPPLVEPADELTVDEVRRYSRHLIIPDVGMDGQKRLKNAKVLCVGAGGLGSPALMYLAAAGVGTLGIVEFDEVDESNLQRQIIHSQADIGRSKAASARDSVEGINPYTKVVLHEERLDSSNVMEIFEQYDLIVDGTDNFATRYLVNDACVLLNKPYVWGSIYRFDGQASVFWSEHGPCYRCLYPEPPPPGMVPSCAEGGVLGVLCASIGSIQVNEAIKVLTGIGEPLVGRLMIYDALEMQYRQVKVRKDPDCAVCGKNPTVTELIDYEAFCGVVSEEAQEAAAGSTITPKQLKEWIDDGENIEIIDVREPNEYEIVSIPGAKLIPKNEFLMGSALGSLPQDKKIVLHCKTGVRSAEVLAVLKSAGFADAVHVGGGVIGWVNQIEPEKPVY; from the coding sequence GTGTCGTTGCCACCCTTGGTAGAGCCAGCAGATGAGCTCACCGTAGACGAGGTCCGCAGGTACTCCCGTCACCTGATCATCCCCGATGTGGGCATGGACGGGCAGAAACGGCTGAAGAACGCGAAGGTGCTCTGTGTCGGCGCCGGCGGCCTCGGCTCGCCGGCCCTGATGTACCTCGCCGCGGCGGGCGTGGGCACGCTCGGCATCGTCGAGTTCGACGAGGTCGACGAGTCCAACCTCCAGCGGCAGATCATCCACAGCCAGGCCGACATCGGCCGGTCCAAGGCGGCGTCCGCCCGGGACTCCGTCGAGGGCATCAACCCCTACACGAAGGTCGTCCTGCACGAGGAGCGCCTCGACTCCTCCAACGTGATGGAGATCTTCGAGCAGTACGACCTGATCGTGGACGGCACGGACAACTTCGCCACCCGCTATCTGGTCAACGACGCCTGCGTGCTGCTGAACAAGCCGTACGTCTGGGGTTCGATCTACCGCTTCGACGGCCAGGCCTCGGTCTTCTGGTCCGAGCACGGGCCGTGCTACCGCTGCCTCTACCCGGAGCCGCCGCCCCCCGGCATGGTGCCGTCCTGCGCCGAGGGCGGGGTGCTGGGCGTGCTCTGCGCGTCCATCGGCTCCATCCAGGTCAACGAGGCCATCAAGGTCCTCACGGGCATCGGCGAGCCCCTCGTCGGCCGTCTGATGATCTACGACGCCCTGGAGATGCAGTACCGCCAGGTCAAGGTCCGCAAGGACCCCGACTGCGCCGTCTGCGGCAAGAACCCGACCGTCACCGAGCTCATCGACTACGAGGCCTTCTGCGGCGTCGTGTCCGAGGAGGCCCAGGAGGCGGCCGCCGGCTCGACGATCACTCCCAAGCAGCTCAAGGAGTGGATCGACGACGGCGAGAACATCGAGATCATCGACGTCCGCGAGCCGAACGAGTACGAGATCGTCTCGATCCCGGGCGCCAAGCTGATCCCGAAGAACGAGTTCCTGATGGGCAGCGCCCTGGGTTCGCTGCCGCAGGACAAGAAGATCGTCTTGCATTGCAAGACGGGTGTCCGCAGTGCGGAAGTCCTCGCGGTGCTGAAGTCCGCGGGCTTCGCCGACGCCGTGCACGTCGGCGGCGGAGTGATCGGCTGGGTCAACCAGATCGAGCCGGAGAAGCCCGTGTACTGA
- a CDS encoding IS30 family transposase — protein MDPKRRRAPALAEQEPEPSSSRYLREDERIHIADRLREKATVRAIAAELGRSPSTISREIRRNGTPVRGDLTRWAYRPHAAQRRAIARRPRPKPGKIGQNPELRDFIQAHLAMRWSPEQICHALRRRFSDRPEMHVVHETIYQALYVQGRGELRRELARALRTGRARRKPHRQAAARQPRFTHPMVMISERPAEADDRAVPGHWEGDLIIGKDGASAIGTLVERATRYVMLVHLPTGRSAEHVNTALQTTVQTLPRHLIKSLTWDQGSEMAAHHAFTLATDIPVYFCDPASPWQRGSNENTNGLLRQYFPKGTNLAAHSREHLDTVAAELNSRPRKTLDWQTPAERLHKLLTT, from the coding sequence ATGGATCCGAAGCGGCGGCGGGCTCCTGCTCTGGCAGAGCAGGAGCCCGAGCCTTCGTCGAGCAGGTACCTGCGGGAAGACGAGCGCATCCACATAGCCGACCGGCTGCGGGAGAAGGCCACGGTCCGCGCGATCGCCGCCGAGCTGGGCCGCAGCCCGTCCACGATCAGCCGGGAGATACGCCGCAACGGCACACCTGTGCGCGGTGACCTCACCCGGTGGGCCTACCGTCCCCACGCCGCTCAGCGCCGGGCCATCGCTCGCCGGCCCCGGCCCAAGCCCGGCAAGATCGGCCAGAACCCCGAGCTACGGGACTTCATCCAGGCCCACCTAGCCATGCGGTGGAGTCCTGAGCAGATCTGTCACGCTCTTCGCAGACGGTTTTCCGACCGGCCGGAGATGCACGTGGTCCACGAAACGATCTACCAGGCCCTCTACGTCCAGGGCCGCGGGGAACTGCGCCGTGAGCTGGCCCGAGCTCTGCGCACGGGACGGGCCCGGCGCAAGCCGCACCGCCAGGCCGCCGCCCGGCAACCGCGCTTCACCCACCCCATGGTCATGATCAGCGAGCGGCCCGCCGAAGCGGACGACCGCGCCGTACCCGGCCACTGGGAAGGCGACCTGATCATCGGCAAGGACGGTGCCTCCGCCATCGGCACCCTGGTCGAACGGGCCACCCGCTACGTCATGCTCGTCCACCTGCCGACCGGCCGCAGCGCCGAGCACGTCAACACCGCCCTGCAGACCACCGTCCAGACCCTGCCCCGACACCTGATCAAGTCCCTGACCTGGGACCAAGGCTCCGAGATGGCCGCCCACCACGCCTTCACCCTGGCCACCGACATCCCCGTCTACTTCTGCGACCCCGCCAGCCCCTGGCAGCGCGGCTCCAACGAGAACACCAACGGCCTGCTGCGGCAGTACTTCCCCAAAGGCACCAACCTGGCCGCCCACAGCCGCGAGCACCTGGACACCGTCGCCGCCGAACTCAACAGCCGCCCACGCAAAACACTCGACTGGCAAACCCCAGCCGAACGCCTGCATAAACTGCTCACGACCTGA
- a CDS encoding alpha/beta hydrolase: MMRFGRPAAAVVAAASLLAGCGSGKDSGGGGSTKAGRAAPSTSSGAPAPRSSPDAVPTSALPASLTGQTLHWSRCPSDGGLPPGSQWQCSTMKAPLDYAKPDGRTIGIALIRARSTGGGSRIGSLVFNFGGPGGPGVSMLPSFADLYGTLRTRYDLVSFDPRGVGASEGVRCRTDQQLQAAESVDLTPDTPAEEKAYFKDAAAFGTGCARTAGALLPHLSTAETARDMDLMRQVLGDRKLHYFGISYGTELGGVYAHLFPGNVGRAVLDAVVDPTADSTAQEKNQTRGFQRALDNYLKSTGQNPRRGSAKIAALLKRLDAKPLRASGGRKLNQSLALTGITVTLYSRQTWPELTAALQAAQRGDGTPLLKLADAYNERGASGHYGTESHSQRAISCRDSRQRPTPEQAKQGLGAFRAISPVFGDMLGWDSAGWCYHWPVPGLQDTPDVSAAGAPAILVVGNTGDPATPYEGARRMADELGRGVGIELTWKGQGHGAYGSGSTCVDGTVDDYLLDGSAPKDGKVCS; this comes from the coding sequence ATGATGCGTTTCGGGAGACCGGCGGCGGCCGTCGTCGCCGCGGCTTCGCTGCTGGCCGGCTGCGGTTCCGGCAAGGACTCGGGCGGTGGCGGCAGCACGAAGGCCGGCCGCGCGGCGCCCTCCACCTCCAGCGGCGCTCCGGCGCCCCGCTCCTCGCCCGACGCCGTGCCCACGTCCGCGCTGCCGGCGTCCCTGACCGGCCAGACCCTGCACTGGAGCCGGTGCCCCTCGGACGGCGGCCTGCCCCCGGGCTCCCAGTGGCAGTGCAGCACGATGAAGGCCCCGCTGGACTACGCGAAGCCGGACGGCCGGACGATCGGCATCGCCCTGATCCGGGCCAGAAGCACCGGCGGCGGCTCCCGCATCGGCTCCCTGGTCTTCAACTTCGGCGGCCCCGGCGGCCCGGGCGTCTCCATGCTGCCCTCGTTCGCCGACCTGTACGGCACCCTGCGCACGCGCTACGACCTGGTCAGCTTCGACCCGCGGGGCGTCGGGGCCAGCGAGGGCGTGCGCTGCCGCACCGACCAGCAGCTCCAGGCCGCCGAGTCGGTCGACCTCACGCCGGACACCCCCGCCGAGGAGAAGGCGTACTTCAAGGACGCGGCTGCCTTCGGCACCGGCTGCGCACGCACCGCCGGCGCCCTCCTGCCGCACCTGTCCACGGCCGAGACGGCCCGCGACATGGACCTGATGCGCCAGGTCCTCGGTGACCGCAAGCTGCACTACTTCGGCATCTCCTACGGCACCGAACTCGGCGGCGTCTACGCCCACCTCTTCCCCGGGAACGTCGGCCGCGCCGTCCTGGACGCCGTCGTGGACCCCACGGCCGACTCCACGGCCCAGGAGAAGAACCAGACCCGCGGCTTCCAGCGCGCCCTGGACAACTACCTGAAGTCCACCGGCCAGAACCCCCGGCGGGGCAGCGCGAAGATCGCGGCCCTGCTGAAGCGCCTGGACGCCAAGCCGCTGCGCGCCTCCGGGGGCCGCAAGCTGAACCAGTCCCTGGCGCTCACCGGCATCACCGTCACCCTGTACAGCAGGCAGACCTGGCCCGAGCTGACCGCGGCCCTCCAGGCGGCCCAGCGGGGCGACGGCACTCCGCTGCTGAAGCTCGCCGACGCCTACAACGAGCGGGGCGCGTCCGGGCACTACGGCACGGAGAGCCACTCCCAGCGCGCCATCTCCTGCCGGGACAGCAGGCAGCGCCCGACGCCTGAGCAGGCCAAGCAGGGACTCGGGGCGTTCCGCGCGATATCCCCCGTCTTCGGGGACATGCTCGGCTGGGACTCGGCGGGCTGGTGCTACCACTGGCCGGTGCCCGGGCTCCAGGACACCCCGGACGTCAGCGCCGCCGGCGCCCCCGCCATCCTCGTCGTCGGCAACACCGGAGACCCGGCCACGCCGTACGAGGGTGCCCGGAGGATGGCCGACGAGCTGGGCAGGGGTGTCGGGATCGAGCTCACCTGGAAGGGCCAGGGCCACGGCGCGTACGGCAGCGGCAGCACCTGCGTGGACGGCACGGTCGACGACTACCTGCTGGACGGAAGCGCGCCCAAGGACGGCAAGGTCTGCTCCTGA
- a CDS encoding alpha/beta hydrolase: MPKPSSPRTATLATAAVLLSASLTACGNSEGAGGESGGRHVPGRQQDNPWKQKLHWRDCPAPSESEGGGPSPSPLPHGGTWQCTAMKAPLAWSDPEGDTIDLALIRAKASGPKDRRLGSLAFNFGGPGGSGVTTLPAFGSDYEKLRTRYDLVSFDPRGVGRSAGVRCENDRQLDAYFQQDFTPENGTEESRLLRNTRAFNTACERNSRRLLPHVGTTNAARDMDLMRHVLGDRKLNYFGISYGTELGGVYAHLFPKRLGRTVFDGVVDPTQTPAQSALGQARGFQLALNNYARNCVAKPGGCPVGDSEQEVEQRMAGLLRSLDTKPLPGIGGRRLTQTAATNGIAQALYSKDFWDYLTEGLEEAYDGNGTVLMMLSDSMNGRNQDGRYSNVQAANVAINCADDRQRYTPAQVQQQLPAFRQASPLFGDYLAWSMLSCTGWPVRGAADRPDVHAPGAPPILVIGNTGDPATPYRGAQRMVQGLGDHVGVELTYKGQGHGAYDSGSKCVRNAVNGYLLDGKMPPAGTVCS; the protein is encoded by the coding sequence ATGCCGAAGCCCTCGTCCCCGCGCACCGCGACCCTGGCTACCGCCGCCGTCCTGCTGTCTGCCTCCCTGACGGCCTGCGGCAACTCGGAGGGAGCGGGGGGCGAGTCCGGCGGGCGTCATGTCCCGGGCCGCCAGCAGGACAATCCCTGGAAGCAGAAGCTGCACTGGCGTGACTGCCCGGCACCGTCCGAGTCGGAGGGCGGCGGCCCCTCCCCCTCGCCGCTGCCGCACGGCGGCACGTGGCAGTGCACCGCCATGAAGGCCCCCCTCGCCTGGAGCGATCCCGAGGGCGACACGATCGACCTGGCCCTGATCCGCGCGAAGGCGAGCGGTCCCAAGGACCGGCGCCTCGGCTCGCTGGCGTTCAACTTCGGCGGCCCCGGCGGCTCCGGAGTGACCACCCTGCCCGCCTTCGGCAGCGACTACGAGAAGCTGCGCACCCGCTACGACCTGGTGAGCTTCGACCCGCGCGGGGTCGGCCGCAGCGCGGGCGTGCGGTGCGAGAACGACCGCCAGCTCGACGCCTACTTCCAGCAGGACTTCACCCCGGAGAACGGCACCGAGGAGAGCCGGCTGCTGCGGAACACCAGGGCGTTCAACACGGCCTGCGAGCGCAACTCCCGACGGCTGCTCCCCCACGTGGGCACCACGAACGCCGCGCGCGACATGGACCTGATGCGCCACGTGCTCGGCGACCGGAAGCTGAACTACTTCGGCATCTCCTACGGCACCGAACTCGGCGGCGTCTACGCCCACCTCTTCCCCAAACGCCTGGGACGCACCGTCTTCGACGGCGTCGTGGACCCGACGCAGACCCCCGCGCAGAGCGCCCTCGGCCAGGCCAGGGGCTTCCAGCTGGCCCTGAACAACTACGCCAGGAACTGCGTCGCCAAGCCCGGCGGCTGCCCCGTCGGCGACAGCGAGCAGGAGGTCGAGCAGCGCATGGCCGGCCTGCTGCGGAGCCTGGACACGAAGCCGCTGCCGGGCATCGGCGGGCGCCGGCTCACCCAGACCGCGGCCACCAACGGCATCGCCCAGGCGCTCTACTCGAAGGACTTCTGGGACTACCTCACCGAGGGCCTGGAAGAGGCGTACGACGGGAACGGCACCGTCCTGATGATGCTGTCCGACTCGATGAACGGCCGGAACCAGGACGGCCGCTACAGCAACGTCCAGGCGGCCAACGTCGCGATCAACTGCGCCGACGACAGGCAGCGCTACACCCCGGCCCAGGTGCAGCAGCAGCTGCCGGCGTTCCGGCAGGCCTCGCCGCTGTTCGGCGACTACCTGGCCTGGTCCATGCTCAGCTGCACCGGCTGGCCCGTACGGGGCGCCGCCGACCGCCCCGACGTGCACGCCCCCGGCGCCCCGCCGATCCTCGTCATCGGCAACACGGGCGACCCGGCCACCCCCTACCGGGGCGCGCAGCGGATGGTGCAGGGCCTCGGCGACCACGTCGGCGTGGAGCTGACGTACAAGGGCCAGGGGCACGGCGCGTACGACAGCGGGAGCAAGTGCGTGCGGAACGCGGTGAACGGCTACCTGCTGGACGGGAAGATGCCGCCCGCGGGGACGGTGTGTTCATAG
- a CDS encoding lysylphosphatidylglycerol synthase transmembrane domain-containing protein: MPETSGDATRRPGGAHDAFLGRPGGTPHGAHDAEGRDGGDNGPRPASGGAHIDQVEGDEPLLPARVHRPSDLVRFLIGALAIAVLLAIAAFAHGTTSGLEQDINKGTGQAPDLLIRFAGLASSIAVLLVPVAFAIERLIKRDGLRIADGVLAAVLAHGVTLATDLWVARQAPSSIKEALTQPSPSDLHALTDPVHGYLAPVIAYMTAVGMARRPRWRVVLWVVLLLDAFAMLVTGYTTAFSIILTVLIGLTVAYGTVYAVGSPNVRPTGQTLLAGLRRVGFHPVSAARDEPLTDTGEFVDTGDTGDRGRRYFVTLEDGPPLDVTVVDREQQAQGFYYRVWRRLTLRGITTRSSLQSLRQALEQEALLAYAAGSAGARAPKLIATSELGPDAVMLVYEHSPGRTLDAVPDDEITDPVLHDAWRQVKALQSRRIAHRRLAGDAILVNDTGEVTLTDLRGGEIAAGDLVLRMDIAQLLTTLGLRVGAERAVASAVRILGPDTVANCLPMLQPIALTRTTRSTLRRLGRARSQREREAVLDASHKAKSARLEEAEHTAAGRAVAAEDTGRRAVVDKKALRAQKQEEKQAEKRVVEEALESAREEDLLTQIRHQVLRIRPQAPVEPARLERIKPRTLVSFMAGAIGAYFLLSQLTHIEFGRIFAEAHWGWVAMAVLFSALSYFTAAMSLLGYVPEKVPFMRAVAAQVAGSFVKIVAPAAVGGVALNTRFLQRAGVRPGLAVASVGASQLSALGCHLVLLLVFGYVTGTEKTPSLSPSRTVIGGLLTVAVLGLVVTSIPFLRKFVVTRVRSLFAGVVPRMLDVLQRPQKLLLGIGGTLLLTAAFVMCLDASIRAFGNDQVSLSLASVAVVFLAGNALGSAAPTPGGVGAVEATLTVGLIAVGLPKEVAAPAVLLYRLLTLWLPVLPGWLFFNHLTRKGAL, encoded by the coding sequence CTGCCCGAGACCTCCGGCGACGCGACGCGCCGCCCCGGTGGGGCGCATGACGCGTTCCTCGGAAGACCTGGCGGGACGCCCCACGGCGCTCACGACGCCGAGGGCCGCGACGGCGGGGACAACGGCCCCCGGCCCGCCTCCGGCGGCGCGCACATCGACCAGGTGGAGGGCGACGAACCGCTCCTGCCCGCGCGCGTGCACCGCCCCTCCGACCTGGTGCGGTTCCTGATCGGTGCGCTCGCGATCGCCGTTCTCCTGGCGATCGCCGCGTTCGCGCACGGCACCACCTCGGGGCTCGAACAGGACATCAACAAAGGCACCGGCCAGGCCCCTGACCTGTTGATCAGGTTCGCCGGGCTGGCGTCGAGCATCGCCGTGCTCCTCGTGCCCGTCGCGTTCGCCATCGAACGCCTGATCAAACGCGACGGACTGCGGATCGCCGACGGCGTGCTCGCCGCGGTGCTCGCCCACGGCGTGACGCTCGCCACCGACCTGTGGGTGGCCAGACAGGCCCCGTCCTCCATCAAGGAAGCGCTCACCCAGCCGTCCCCGAGCGACCTCCACGCCCTCACCGACCCCGTGCACGGCTATCTGGCGCCCGTCATCGCCTATATGACGGCGGTCGGCATGGCCCGCAGACCGCGCTGGCGCGTGGTGCTCTGGGTGGTGCTGCTGCTCGACGCGTTCGCGATGCTCGTCACCGGTTACACGACCGCGTTCTCGATCATCCTCACCGTGCTGATCGGCCTGACCGTGGCCTACGGCACGGTCTACGCGGTCGGTTCGCCGAACGTGCGCCCCACCGGCCAGACCCTGCTCGCGGGGCTGCGGCGGGTGGGCTTCCATCCCGTGAGCGCCGCGCGCGACGAGCCGCTGACGGACACCGGCGAGTTCGTGGACACCGGTGACACGGGCGACCGCGGCAGGCGGTACTTCGTCACCTTGGAGGACGGCCCACCGCTCGACGTGACGGTCGTCGACCGCGAGCAGCAGGCCCAGGGCTTCTACTACCGCGTCTGGCGCCGCCTGACGCTGCGCGGCATCACCACACGCAGCAGCCTCCAGTCCCTGCGCCAGGCGCTGGAGCAGGAGGCGCTGCTCGCCTACGCGGCCGGTTCGGCCGGGGCCCGGGCGCCGAAGCTGATCGCCACCTCGGAGCTCGGCCCGGACGCCGTGATGCTCGTCTACGAGCACTCCCCCGGCCGCACCCTCGACGCGGTGCCCGACGACGAGATCACGGACCCCGTGCTGCACGACGCGTGGCGGCAGGTCAAGGCGCTCCAGTCCCGCCGGATCGCCCACCGGCGCCTGGCCGGCGACGCGATCCTGGTGAACGACACCGGAGAGGTCACCCTCACCGATCTGCGCGGCGGGGAGATCGCGGCCGGCGATCTGGTGCTGCGCATGGACATCGCACAGCTCCTGACCACCCTGGGGCTGCGGGTCGGGGCCGAGCGCGCCGTGGCCTCCGCGGTGCGGATCCTGGGGCCCGACACGGTCGCCAACTGCCTTCCGATGCTCCAGCCCATCGCCCTGACCCGGACCACCCGCAGCACGCTCCGCAGGCTCGGGCGCGCGCGCTCGCAGCGGGAGCGCGAGGCGGTGCTCGACGCCTCCCACAAGGCGAAGTCGGCGCGCCTGGAGGAGGCGGAACACACGGCTGCCGGGCGGGCGGTGGCCGCGGAGGACACCGGGCGGCGCGCCGTCGTCGACAAGAAGGCCCTGCGCGCCCAGAAGCAGGAGGAGAAGCAGGCCGAGAAGCGCGTCGTGGAAGAGGCCCTGGAAAGCGCCCGCGAAGAGGACCTGCTGACCCAGATCCGCCACCAGGTGCTGCGGATCCGCCCGCAGGCGCCGGTGGAGCCGGCCCGGCTGGAGCGGATCAAGCCGCGCACCCTGGTGAGCTTCATGGCCGGGGCCATCGGCGCGTACTTCCTGCTGTCGCAGCTCACCCACATCGAGTTCGGCCGCATCTTCGCCGAGGCGCACTGGGGCTGGGTCGCCATGGCGGTGCTGTTCTCCGCACTGAGCTACTTCACGGCGGCCATGAGCCTGCTCGGCTACGTGCCGGAGAAGGTGCCCTTCATGAGGGCGGTCGCCGCCCAGGTGGCGGGCTCCTTCGTGAAGATCGTGGCACCCGCGGCGGTCGGCGGCGTCGCCCTGAACACCCGGTTCCTCCAGCGCGCGGGCGTGCGCCCCGGGCTCGCGGTCGCCAGCGTGGGTGCGTCGCAGCTGTCCGCGCTCGGCTGCCACCTCGTGCTGCTGCTGGTCTTCGGCTATGTCACCGGAACCGAGAAGACGCCCTCCCTGTCGCCGTCCCGCACGGTCATCGGGGGCCTGCTCACGGTCGCGGTGCTCGGCCTCGTGGTGACGTCCATCCCGTTCCTGAGGAAGTTCGTGGTCACCCGCGTGCGGTCGCTGTTCGCGGGCGTGGTGCCCCGGATGCTGGACGTGCTCCAGCGGCCGCAGAAGCTGCTCCTGGGCATCGGCGGCACGCTGCTGCTGACGGCCGCGTTCGTGATGTGCCTGGACGCGTCGATCCGGGCGTTCGGCAACGACCAGGTCTCCCTGAGCCTCGCCAGCGTCGCCGTCGTCTTCCTCGCGGGCAACGCCCTCGGGTCCGCGGCGCCCACCCCGGGCGGCGTGGGCGCGGTCGAGGCGACCCTCACGGTCGGCCTCATCGCCGTCGGCCTCCCCAAGGAGGTCGCCGCGCCCGCGGTGCTGCTGTACCGGCTGCTGACGCTCTGGCTGCCCGTGCTCCCCGGATGGCTGTTCTTCAACCACCTGACCAGAAAGGGAGCCCTCTAG
- a CDS encoding MGMT family protein, producing the protein MSEESHGRHGPDTGPDALPAYAERVLEVAELIPAGRVMTYGDVAEWLDEGGPRQVGRVMSLYGGAVPWWRVVRADGVLLAGHELSALGHYRAEGTPLRQAGQASEGHMPRLDMRRARWDGGGHAEAHT; encoded by the coding sequence ATGAGCGAGGAGAGCCACGGGCGGCACGGACCGGACACGGGCCCGGACGCCCTGCCCGCATACGCGGAACGGGTGCTGGAGGTCGCGGAGCTGATCCCCGCGGGCCGGGTGATGACCTACGGGGACGTCGCGGAATGGCTGGACGAGGGCGGGCCCCGCCAGGTCGGCCGGGTGATGTCGCTGTACGGCGGCGCGGTGCCCTGGTGGCGGGTGGTGCGCGCGGACGGCGTGCTGCTGGCCGGCCACGAACTGTCCGCGCTCGGCCACTACCGCGCGGAGGGCACCCCGCTGCGCCAGGCCGGCCAGGCGTCCGAAGGGCACATGCCGCGCCTCGACATGCGACGGGCGCGCTGGGACGGCGGGGGACACGCAGAGGCTCACACCTGA